From Rhinopithecus roxellana isolate Shanxi Qingling chromosome 17, ASM756505v1, whole genome shotgun sequence, one genomic window encodes:
- the FAM166C gene encoding protein FAM166C isoform X2, translating into MQEKAGPSAPGTGPAPSVRARYQGHVPTVAFSFGAPYGTTTLKYFQDHRNTAMEKSHTPFSQGGHFPTIFSTNPNLLLMERASSRDRWLHKPSYTRFNLDSHRSTELMNFYQTVQQHRKHYQDKTGGVPRVSYFVLPWREPEHYPLPTVLPPLCPKKKWHLLRLAPESLKTYQTFPSGKRVSPRERKRRDCYFEFRA; encoded by the exons GTACCAAGGCCACGTCCCCACTGTGGCCTTCTCCTTTGGCGCTCCCTACGGCACCACCACCCTCAAGTACTTCCAGGACCACCGAAACACAGCCATGGAGAAGAGCCACACTCCCTTCAGCCAAGGCGGCCACTTCCCCACCATCTTCTCCACCAACCCCAACCTCCTGCTGATGGAGCGCGCGAGCTCCCGGGACCGCTGGCTGCACAAGCCCAGCTACACTCGCTTCAACCTGGACAGCCACCGATCCACAGAGCTCATGAACTTCTACCAG ACAGTCCAGCAGCATCGGAAGCACTATCAAGACAAGACGGGCGGGGTGCCTCGAGTCTCCTACTTTGTGCTGCCCTGGAGGGAGCCGGAACACTACCCCCTCCCCACTGTCCT GCCTCCTCTGTGCCCGAAGAAGAAGTGGCACCTTTTGAGACTAGCCCCTGAGAGCCTGAAGACCTACCAGACCTTCCCGTCAGGGAAGAGGGTCTCCCCACGAGAGCGGAAAAGGAGAGACTGCTACTTTGAGTTCAGAGCATGA